The genomic interval TTGGATCATTTTGGTGTAAAAGATCATATACTTTTTTTTTGAAAGAGATAAAATTATAACTATTTTTTTCTAAAAAATATTTCCATTGAGAATGAGAATGAGAAGAGGAATATTTTTTTGCTAGAGAATCTGGATCTTCTCCATTAGAAAAAAATAATATCCTAGGATTCATTTCTTGTTCCAGAAACATATTTATTCCTCTTAAAGAAGCTTGAATTCCAGATTTATCTCCATCATAAAATAAAACAATCGTTTTTGTAAATTTTTTGATCAAGAGAATTTGATCAATCGTAAGGGCTGTTCCAGAAGAGGAAACAACATTTTTGATTCCAGATTGATGTAAAGAAATAACATCTGTATATCCTTCTACTAAATAACAAAAATTTTCTTTTAAAATAGCAGTTTTGGCTTGGAATAATCCATATAAAATTTTGCTCTTTTGAAAGAGATTGCTTTCAGATGAATTTAAATATTTTATTCTAGGAGCACTACTACTAGTAGTAGAACAACTACTACTAATAATAGTTCTTCCACCAAATCCTATAACCATTCCTGATAAATCATGTATTGGAAATATTACACGATTACGAAAACAGTCAAAATAATTTTTCGATTTTTCCTTAAAAACAGTAATACCAGATTTTTTTAAATCACCTATTTTGAATCCTTTTTTTAAAGCTTTTTCTGTAAGAAAACTCCAAGAAGAAGGAGCATAACCTAATTCAAATTCATGAATTATTTTCATATTAAATCCTCTTTCTTTTATCAAATATCTCAATCCCTTTTCTTTTCCTTCTTTTGTGAACCATAGTTGTTTAATAAAAAAACGTTTTGCATAATCTTGTATTAGTTGTAAATTTTTTTCATAATACATTTTTTTTACACTCCTTCTATTATCATCTGTTTCATTTTTTTCATCTTCTTCATAAAGAATATCTATCTCATATTTTTTAGCTAAATAATGTAATGACTCTACATAAGTAAAATGTTCATGTTCCATAAGAAAGGTAATGATATTTCCTCCTTTTCCAGAACTAAAATCTTTCCATATTTTTTTTGTAGGAGAAACTATAAGAGAAGGCGTTTTTTCATCCGAAAATGGACTAAGACCTCTATAATTTATTCCACTTTTCTTTAAGGAAACAAAATCTCCTATAACTTCTTCTATACAAGAAATAGAAAATATTCTTTCTATAGTTTTTTTAGAAATCATGATGAGATTAATCAATTATTATTTATTTTCAAATGAGGATTTCATTTTATGAATAATTTTTTTTGGATTAGAATTAGAAAAAATGGTAGTTCCTGCTACCAATATATCTGCGCCATTTTTGAATAATAAAGAAGCGTTTTCTAAATTCACACCTCCATCTACTTCTATCAATGCAGAAGAATCTTTTTTTAAGATTAAATCTTTAGTATCTTTTAACTTTTGATAAGTTTGACTAATAAACTTTTGCCCGCTAAACCCAGGATTTACGCTCATTATCAAAACAAAATCTATATCTTTAATGATATCTTTCAAAAGAATAACTGGAGTATGTGGATTAACTGCTACTCCTACTTTCATTCCATATTTTTTAATAGAAAAAATAGTTCTATTTAAGTGAATACAAGCTTCGTAATGAATATGTAAATGATCCGCTCCACATTCTTTAAATTGTTCTATGTATAGTTCTGGGTGTAGTATCATTAAATGGACATCCATTGGTTTGGAGGCATATTTTTTTACATATTTTGTAAACAATGCTCCAAAAGAAATATTAGAAACAAAAGAAGAGTCCATAATATCAATATGAAACCAGTCCGATTCACTTTCATTTAACATTTCTATTTCTCTATATAAAAAAGCTAAATCTGCTGAAAGTAAAGATGGAGCTATAATTTTTTTCATCTTTTCATATTATATGAGAATTATGAAATAATATTTTCGCTAATTCCTGTATTAGAAAAACCTCCATCATGATATAGATTTTGCATCGTTACTTTTCTTGTAAAATCGGAAAAAAGTGTAACAATGTAGTTTGCACAATCTTGTGGAGAAGCGTTTCCTAAAGGAGATATTTTTTCAGAAAAAAGAAAAAACTGGTTGAACCCTTTAATTGACTTTGCTGCTTTTGTCATACTAGGAGATTGTGAAACAGTATTTACTCTTACCTTTTTTTTAACTCCCCAATGATATCCAAAATTTCTGGTAATACTTTCCAAATAAGCTTTATAATCTGACATGTCCCCATAATTTGGAAAAATTCTTTGAGAAGCTATGTATGTCAATGCTACAATAGATCCCCATTTATTCATGGCGTTTTTATTCCAAGCAACTTGCATGATTTTATGATAAGATACCGCAGAGATTTCCCATCCTTTTCTCAAGAATTCATAATTCAGAGAGGTATAATGGATTCCTTTTCTAATATTGATAGACATAGCAATAGAATGTAAGATAAAATCTATCCCACCACCAAAATGCTCCAATGTTTTATCAAAGAGAATATTAAGATCTATAACAGAAGTCGCATCAGACGGGATTATCATAGATTCTGTTTTGTCAGATAATTCATAAATTTTCCCCATTCTTAAGGAGGCAGGAGTATTTGTTAAGACAAAAGACGCTTTTTCCTCATAAGCACGTTCTGCTACTTTCCAAGCAATAGAATTTTCATCTAAAGCACCAAATATAATTCCTTTTTTTCCCTTCAATAGATTGTAAGACATACATACTTTTTTTTAATCACAGATTAAAAATCTCCTTTATAATAGGTAAATAGTCCAGTTTTTCCCATGTAAAAAGTTCTACTTCTTGTTCTTTTTTATTTCCTTTTATATCAGAAAAAGACTTCCAGACTTTTCTTGTTTTCTTTCCCATATGTCCATAAACAGCAGTTTCTTCATACATTGGATTACGTAATTTTAATCTTTTTTCTATAGCATAAGGTCGGAGATCAAAAATCTTTTTTATATTCACTACAATTTCTTCATCTAGAAAATTTCTATGGGATGTCCCATAAGTATTCACAAAAATTCCTATGGGTTCAGATATGCCCACGGCATAAGATATTTGTATCAATAATTCATCTGCAATTCCTGCAGCAACAAGATTCTTTGCGATATGTCTAGCGGCATAAGCTCCAGATCTATCCACTTTAGAAGAATCTTTTCCAGAAAAAGCCCCCCCTCCGTGTGACCCTCTTCCTCCATAAGTATCTACAATAATTTTCCTACCAGTGACACCGGTATCTCCATGAGGGCCTCCAATTACAAATTGACCAGTAGAATTTATGTAATATTTTGTTTGATCTGTGAACAATTTTTTGATTTGCTTAGATACGATATTTCTCTTTAACCTTGGAATCAAGATATTTCTAATATCGTGAATAATCCGTTCATGCATTTTTTCTTTTGTATCAAATTCATCATGTTGAGTTGAAATGACTATAGAGTGAATATGAATAGGAATATTTTTATCAGAATACTTTAAAGTAACTTGTGATTTTGCATCTGGACGTAAATAAGTCATTTTTT from Blattabacterium cuenoti carries:
- a CDS encoding enoyl-ACP reductase FabI — encoded protein: MSYNLLKGKKGIIFGALDENSIAWKVAERAYEEKASFVLTNTPASLRMGKIYELSDKTESMIIPSDATSVIDLNILFDKTLEHFGGGIDFILHSIAMSINIRKGIHYTSLNYEFLRKGWEISAVSYHKIMQVAWNKNAMNKWGSIVALTYIASQRIFPNYGDMSDYKAYLESITRNFGYHWGVKKKVRVNTVSQSPSMTKAAKSIKGFNQFFLFSEKISPLGNASPQDCANYIVTLFSDFTRKVTMQNLYHDGGFSNTGISENIIS
- the metK gene encoding methionine adenosyltransferase is translated as MSYLFTSESVSEGHPDKISDQISDAILDHFLAYDPEAKVAIETLVTTGQIVLAGEVNSKIWVNVQKIARGILRKIGYTKNEYRFNADSCGVLSSIQEQSMDLFKGIKNSKKYDQGAGDQGIIFGYAVNETKNYMPLTLEMSHDLLRELSSIRNEGEKMTYLRPDAKSQVTLKYSDKNIPIHIHSIVISTQHDEFDTKEKMHERIIHDIRNILIPRLKRNIVSKQIKKLFTDQTKYYINSTGQFVIGGPHGDTGVTGRKIIVDTYGGRGSHGGGAFSGKDSSKVDRSGAYAARHIAKNLVAAGIADELLIQISYAVGISEPIGIFVNTYGTSHRNFLDEEIVVNIKKIFDLRPYAIEKRLKLRNPMYEETAVYGHMGKKTRKVWKSFSDIKGNKKEQEVELFTWEKLDYLPIIKEIFNL
- the dnaG gene encoding DNA primase produces the protein MISKKTIERIFSISCIEEVIGDFVSLKKSGINYRGLSPFSDEKTPSLIVSPTKKIWKDFSSGKGGNIITFLMEHEHFTYVESLHYLAKKYEIDILYEEDEKNETDDNRRSVKKMYYEKNLQLIQDYAKRFFIKQLWFTKEGKEKGLRYLIKERGFNMKIIHEFELGYAPSSWSFLTEKALKKGFKIGDLKKSGITVFKEKSKNYFDCFRNRVIFPIHDLSGMVIGFGGRTIISSSCSTTSSSAPRIKYLNSSESNLFQKSKILYGLFQAKTAILKENFCYLVEGYTDVISLHQSGIKNVVSSSGTALTIDQILLIKKFTKTIVLFYDGDKSGIQASLRGINMFLEQEMNPRILFFSNGEDPDSLAKKYSSSHSHSQWKYFLEKNSYNFISFKKKVYDLLHQNDPIGKSFLVVNILNSILKISNILQKELFLQEASRVLELRQEVLISELERIKSKKKRKSIIYSSFLNKKNKKIITDSNQNLILEEKLIQFIFNHGDQIIKKGEHETTTVLEKILHTFKCENLRFSLYSNQKLFDKICKKKNQIGKLKNFKQYKKFCYSLSEWEKKGIEVTSEDKNIEKSLTEMLLRYKLQSILKSIQKEIMRFQNIEADDPNHKNQKKNLIKKIMHLTNLKNELNKKLHRYV
- the rpe gene encoding ribulose-phosphate 3-epimerase; its protein translation is MKKIIAPSLLSADLAFLYREIEMLNESESDWFHIDIMDSSFVSNISFGALFTKYVKKYASKPMDVHLMILHPELYIEQFKECGADHLHIHYEACIHLNRTIFSIKKYGMKVGVAVNPHTPVILLKDIIKDIDFVLIMSVNPGFSGQKFISQTYQKLKDTKDLILKKDSSALIEVDGGVNLENASLLFKNGADILVAGTTIFSNSNPKKIIHKMKSSFENK